One part of the Brevundimonas sp. NIBR11 genome encodes these proteins:
- a CDS encoding transglutaminase family protein, with amino-acid sequence MRIRIDHETRYAYDRAARFIVQVLRLTPRSTEGQQVRDWRIETDVDAHLRRSEDAFGNIVHTLYTERPTNGLMVRVTGEIATVNTGGVLRGNPERLSPLVFLRDTPLTHADAALRALAAEVGEGGDTLSRLHRLMSLIHGQVAFMVGSTTADHTAADAYAQRKGVCQDHAQIFIAAARRMGVPARYISGHLHRRDGVEHQEAAHAWAEAYVEDLGWVGFDPANGICPTEHYVRVASGLDALGASPIRGSTYGGGRETMTVALRVRQMQQTQQQQQSQSRS; translated from the coding sequence ATGCGTATCCGGATCGATCACGAAACCCGCTACGCCTACGACCGCGCCGCCCGGTTCATCGTCCAGGTGCTGCGCCTGACGCCGCGCTCGACCGAGGGCCAGCAGGTCCGCGACTGGCGCATCGAGACCGACGTGGACGCCCATCTGCGCCGCTCGGAAGACGCCTTCGGCAATATCGTCCACACCCTCTACACCGAGCGCCCGACCAACGGTCTGATGGTCCGGGTGACCGGAGAGATCGCCACGGTGAACACCGGCGGCGTGCTGCGAGGCAACCCCGAGCGGCTGTCGCCCCTGGTCTTCCTGCGCGACACCCCCCTGACCCATGCCGACGCCGCCCTTCGCGCCCTGGCCGCCGAGGTCGGGGAGGGGGGCGACACGCTCAGCCGTCTGCACCGGCTGATGTCGCTGATCCACGGGCAGGTCGCCTTCATGGTCGGGTCCACGACCGCCGACCACACCGCCGCCGACGCCTACGCGCAACGGAAAGGCGTCTGTCAGGACCACGCCCAGATCTTCATCGCCGCCGCGCGCCGCATGGGCGTCCCGGCCCGCTACATCTCCGGCCACCTGCATCGTCGCGACGGTGTCGAGCATCAGGAGGCCGCCCACGCCTGGGCCGAGGCCTATGTCGAAGACCTGGGCTGGGTCGGCTTCGATCCGGCCAACGGCATCTGCCCGACCGAACACTATGTCCGCGTCGCCTCGGGCCTCGATGCGCTGGGCGCCTCGCCCATTCGCGGCTCCACCTACGGCGGCGGGCGCGAGACGATGACGGTGGCTCTGCGTGTGCGTCAGATGCAACAGACACAGCAACAACAGCAGTCGCAAAGTCGGTCGTGA
- a CDS encoding peptidase, translating into MTYCVGMLVNEGLAMIADTRTNAGVDNISSYKKLHVTEVTGDRVISIATAGNLSVTQTALAMLAEGVVMPGHDEPETLLTAPSLFRAAQLAGYCLNQVRQDLQPTVQADALKITASMLLGGQIKGGKMGLYLIYAQGNFIECGADTPYLQIGELKYGKPILDRALRPNTPMSDAVKLGLISFDSTIRSNIAVGPPFDMIVVPRDALHGEQRRIEADDPYFKDLGRRWSEALAKAHRAMPPPPWMEDAPMATRPSIAAVG; encoded by the coding sequence ATGACTTACTGCGTCGGCATGTTGGTGAACGAGGGTCTGGCGATGATCGCCGACACCCGCACGAACGCCGGTGTGGACAACATCTCCTCCTACAAGAAGCTGCACGTCACCGAGGTCACCGGCGACCGCGTCATCTCCATCGCCACGGCCGGCAATCTGTCGGTGACCCAGACCGCCCTGGCCATGCTGGCCGAGGGGGTGGTGATGCCCGGCCATGACGAGCCCGAGACCCTGCTGACGGCGCCGAGCCTGTTCCGCGCCGCCCAGCTGGCCGGCTACTGCCTGAACCAGGTCCGTCAGGACCTCCAGCCGACGGTCCAGGCCGACGCCCTGAAGATCACCGCCTCCATGCTGCTGGGCGGCCAGATCAAGGGCGGCAAGATGGGCCTCTACCTGATCTACGCCCAAGGCAATTTCATCGAGTGCGGCGCAGACACCCCCTACCTCCAGATCGGCGAGCTGAAATACGGCAAGCCCATCCTGGACCGGGCGCTGCGTCCCAACACCCCGATGTCGGATGCGGTCAAGCTGGGGCTGATCAGTTTTGATTCGACCATCCGCTCGAACATCGCGGTCGGTCCGCCGTTCGACATGATCGTCGTGCCGCGTGACGCCCTGCACGGCGAGCAGCGCCGCATCGAGGCGGACGATCCCTATTTCAAGGACCTCGGCCGCCGCTGGTCCGAAGCCCTTGCCAAGGCGCATCGCGCCATGCCGCCTCCGCCCTGGATGGAAGACGCGCCTATGGCGACGCGGCCGAGCATCGCGGCGGTGGGATAA
- a CDS encoding TonB-dependent siderophore receptor — MSSSNAQVLRVLLGASTAAGMLCAAPAFASEPEAVATADPVQETQATSTLETVDVDGRRVRREPASPRFTSDVVDTPRAVTVIPKQIIEQTGATSLQDLLRTSPGITFGAGEGGQPLADRPFIRGQASANNVFLDGIRDTGGQQREVFALEQVEVIKGPDSVYSGRGSGGGAINLSTKSPRLERFTTVSLGGGTDGYLRGTVDWNAPLSDTAALRINLMAAEGDVPGRDAVDYDKWGVLVSTGIGLGTDTSLTASYYHLTSNQMPDYGIPLFTKIGVRTTDSGILDVPYDSFYGLTARDYLVGETDAFTLDFRKRLSDAITIRNVSRYSESLNDYVVTNPGDGGNTTSAPPGVALVNGVYWMKRGLKSRWNPTKTLSNVTDIFGTADWGGVTHSYDLGLELSRERNNNASWTVTTLSGSACPAPLTGFDCTPLYDPNPSDPWTGTIVKGVVSTNLAETTGLYAFDSIAIGERWIVNLGVRYDDYSVEGTDVTGTVAAPVATSRNGQWDFVNYQLGVVYKPSRNASIYASWSTSSTPPTIAAGDQNAGNGQGTGNLVNVLLEPEDTTSYEIGGKLSLFRQQLLLSAAAFRLTRENAQVQISTGVYAQVGEVEVQGVELGVSGNVTPRWQVFGGYTYMDSELVRGAFNGINTGDPLANTPEHAFSLFSTYTITDRFSAGGGVYYVSKSFGGNQGGAGGGANRIYAPEYTRVDLFASYDLNDRASLQLNVQNAGDEAYIIRTNGVHHADVAPARSATLALNLRF; from the coding sequence GTGTCCTCTTCCAACGCCCAAGTCCTCCGCGTCCTTCTCGGCGCCTCCACCGCCGCAGGCATGCTTTGCGCCGCGCCGGCCTTCGCCTCGGAACCGGAGGCCGTCGCGACCGCCGATCCGGTGCAGGAGACCCAGGCGACCTCGACCCTGGAGACGGTCGACGTCGACGGCCGCCGCGTCCGCCGCGAGCCCGCCTCGCCCCGGTTCACCTCCGACGTCGTCGACACGCCGCGCGCTGTCACAGTGATTCCCAAGCAGATCATCGAACAGACCGGCGCCACTTCGCTGCAGGACCTGCTACGCACCTCCCCCGGCATCACCTTCGGGGCCGGGGAAGGCGGCCAGCCGCTGGCCGACCGTCCCTTCATCCGGGGCCAGGCTTCGGCCAACAACGTCTTCCTCGACGGCATCCGCGACACCGGCGGCCAGCAACGGGAAGTCTTCGCCCTGGAGCAGGTCGAGGTCATCAAGGGTCCGGACTCGGTCTATTCCGGTCGGGGCTCCGGCGGCGGCGCCATCAACCTGTCGACCAAGTCACCGCGCCTCGAGCGCTTCACCACTGTCTCGCTGGGCGGCGGTACGGACGGCTATCTGCGCGGCACGGTCGACTGGAACGCCCCGCTCTCGGACACGGCCGCGCTGCGGATCAACCTGATGGCCGCCGAGGGCGACGTCCCCGGTCGTGACGCGGTCGACTACGACAAATGGGGCGTGCTGGTCTCGACCGGCATCGGTCTGGGCACGGACACCAGCCTCACGGCCAGCTACTACCACCTGACCTCGAACCAGATGCCTGACTACGGCATACCGCTTTTCACCAAGATCGGGGTCCGCACGACCGATAGCGGCATCCTCGACGTGCCATACGACAGTTTCTACGGACTGACCGCCCGCGACTATCTGGTGGGCGAGACCGACGCCTTCACCCTCGATTTCCGCAAACGACTGTCCGACGCGATCACGATCCGCAACGTCAGCCGCTATTCCGAGAGCCTGAACGACTATGTGGTCACCAATCCGGGCGATGGGGGCAACACCACTTCGGCGCCCCCGGGCGTGGCCTTGGTCAACGGCGTCTACTGGATGAAGCGTGGCCTCAAGTCGCGCTGGAACCCGACCAAGACCCTGTCGAACGTCACTGACATCTTCGGCACGGCGGATTGGGGCGGCGTCACCCATTCCTATGATCTCGGTCTGGAGCTTAGCCGCGAGCGCAACAACAATGCGTCCTGGACCGTCACCACCCTGTCGGGCTCGGCCTGCCCGGCGCCCCTGACCGGGTTCGACTGCACTCCGCTCTACGATCCGAACCCGTCCGATCCGTGGACCGGGACGATCGTGAAGGGTGTCGTCTCCACCAACCTCGCCGAGACCACCGGCCTCTACGCCTTCGACTCGATCGCGATCGGAGAGCGTTGGATCGTCAATCTGGGCGTCCGCTACGACGACTATTCGGTCGAGGGTACGGACGTGACCGGGACGGTCGCGGCGCCGGTGGCGACCTCGCGAAACGGCCAATGGGACTTCGTCAACTACCAGCTCGGCGTCGTCTACAAGCCCAGCCGCAATGCCTCGATCTACGCCTCCTGGTCGACCTCCTCGACGCCGCCGACCATAGCGGCGGGCGACCAGAACGCGGGCAACGGCCAGGGGACGGGCAACCTGGTCAACGTCCTGCTCGAGCCGGAAGACACCACCAGCTACGAAATCGGCGGCAAGCTCAGCCTGTTCCGCCAGCAGCTTCTGCTCTCGGCGGCGGCCTTCAGGCTCACCCGCGAGAACGCCCAGGTGCAGATTTCGACCGGCGTCTACGCCCAGGTCGGCGAGGTCGAGGTTCAGGGCGTCGAACTCGGCGTGTCGGGCAACGTCACCCCGCGGTGGCAGGTGTTCGGCGGCTACACCTATATGGACTCAGAACTTGTGCGCGGCGCCTTCAACGGCATCAACACGGGCGATCCGCTGGCCAATACGCCGGAGCATGCCTTCAGCCTGTTCTCGACCTACACCATCACCGATCGCTTCTCGGCGGGCGGCGGCGTCTACTATGTGTCGAAGAGCTTCGGCGGCAACCAGGGCGGCGCGGGCGGCGGCGCGAACCGCATCTACGCGCCGGAATACACGCGCGTGGACCTGTTCGCGTCGTATGACCTCAACGACCGCGCCAGCCTGCAACTGAACGTGCAGAACGCGGGCGACGAAGCCTATATCATCCGCACCAACGGCGTTCACCACGCCGATGTCGCCCCGGCCCGCTCGGCCACCCTAGCGCTGAACCTGCGCTTCTAG
- a CDS encoding Fe2+-dependent dioxygenase has translation MLLHIPEVFSKDEVARLRSILDAGPWADGNATSGHLSARAKNNAQLPEESPQAREVGALIQQVLQANPMFVSAALPHTVFPPLFNRYEGGQAFGAHVDNAIRVHPSGLRIRSDLSATLFLSEPTDYDGGELTVETAYGPHTVKLPAGDMVLYPSRSLHHVTPVTRGARVASFFWVQSLIADDQDRETLFQLDIAIQRVAVDKGPSDQAVLELTGVYHNLLRRWSEV, from the coding sequence TTGCTGCTGCACATCCCCGAAGTCTTCAGCAAGGACGAGGTCGCTCGCCTCCGCAGCATCCTCGACGCCGGTCCCTGGGCGGACGGCAACGCCACCTCGGGCCACCTCTCGGCCCGCGCCAAGAACAACGCCCAGCTGCCCGAAGAGAGTCCGCAGGCCCGCGAGGTGGGCGCCCTGATCCAGCAGGTGCTTCAGGCCAATCCGATGTTCGTATCGGCGGCTCTTCCGCACACGGTCTTTCCGCCGCTGTTCAACCGCTACGAGGGCGGTCAGGCCTTCGGCGCCCACGTCGACAACGCCATCCGGGTCCACCCTTCGGGCCTGCGCATCCGCTCCGATCTGTCGGCGACCCTCTTTTTGTCAGAGCCCACTGACTACGACGGCGGCGAACTGACCGTCGAGACCGCCTATGGTCCGCATACGGTCAAACTCCCGGCCGGTGACATGGTCCTCTATCCTTCGCGGAGCCTGCACCATGTGACCCCGGTGACGCGCGGCGCCCGCGTCGCCAGTTTCTTCTGGGTCCAGTCCCTGATCGCCGACGACCAGGACCGCGAGACCCTGTTCCAGCTGGACATCGCCATCCAGCGCGTGGCGGTCGACAAGGGGCCCAGCGATCAGGCCGTGCTGGAACTGACTGGCGTCTATCACAACCTGCTCAGGCGCTGGTCCGAGGTCTGA
- a CDS encoding TonB-dependent receptor, with product MFQDAPADLPDIVVTAARLPPAAGDAAFSVIRLDERVLGRATRIDEALQTVPAVSLFRRTSSLAANPTTQGISLRAIAPSGAGRTLVTLDGVPLNDPFGGWVLWSQVAPESLSGLDIVRGAGAGSYGAGALTGVIQLRERDTDGGALDVSSADYGGQRLAAATTLSAGRFSLTGSVQRELSDGYVPVRGAAAGAADTPLDLATLSGSLRADVALADATALSLRASAYDEDRGSGLAGARSSATGQSYSATVSRRPSAERLGWRAQVWRRESDFANTSVAVVAGRGSTSPANDQFATPAEGWGANVAVRQVDVDWGGGLLEWELGADARFNAGETRELFRYMTVAGAGAFTRDRVAGGETAVIGAYGEASWTGGPWLVAGGLRIDGWENANGRRIERDLATGLPTLDESDLERSGEVVSARLAVRRDLGGGWASRAAAYSGFRPATLNELHRPFRVGNDLTEANAALVPETLQGVEAGLAWDREATSLGATVFWNRIEDAIVNVTIGVGPGTFPRAGFVPAGGVLRQRQNAGTIEATGVELTAKHRVGDRLSFDAAVSWTDAQVDGGTAAAQLTGLRPAQAPEWSISAGADWRVLDRLTLVGRVRYESARFEDDLNSRVLDSATTLDARAEYEVRTGVVAWVAADNLFDAGVEVSETGDGVAGYGPPRIVRAGLSLSW from the coding sequence ATGTTCCAGGACGCCCCCGCCGACCTTCCCGACATTGTCGTCACCGCTGCCCGACTACCGCCTGCGGCTGGAGACGCGGCCTTCTCGGTGATCCGGCTGGATGAGCGAGTGCTGGGCCGGGCGACGCGGATCGATGAGGCGCTGCAGACGGTGCCGGCGGTCAGCCTGTTCCGGCGCACGTCCAGTCTCGCGGCCAATCCGACCACGCAGGGGATTTCGCTCCGGGCCATCGCGCCGTCGGGCGCGGGGCGGACGCTGGTGACGCTGGACGGCGTGCCGCTGAACGATCCGTTCGGGGGCTGGGTGCTGTGGTCCCAGGTCGCGCCGGAGAGCTTGTCGGGGCTGGATATCGTGCGGGGCGCGGGCGCAGGATCCTATGGGGCCGGGGCTCTGACGGGGGTGATCCAGCTGCGCGAGCGGGACACGGACGGCGGAGCGCTGGACGTGTCTAGCGCCGACTATGGCGGGCAGAGGCTGGCGGCGGCGACGACGCTGAGCGCGGGACGGTTCTCCCTGACCGGGTCGGTGCAACGGGAGCTGAGCGACGGCTATGTGCCCGTGCGCGGCGCGGCGGCGGGGGCGGCCGATACGCCGCTGGACCTGGCGACGTTGAGCGGGTCGCTGCGGGCGGATGTGGCCTTGGCCGATGCGACGGCCCTGTCGCTGCGCGCCTCGGCCTACGACGAGGATCGCGGGTCGGGTCTGGCCGGGGCGCGGTCGTCGGCGACGGGGCAGAGCTATTCGGCGACGGTGTCGCGTAGGCCGTCGGCCGAGAGGCTGGGCTGGCGGGCGCAGGTGTGGCGGCGGGAGAGCGACTTCGCCAACACCTCGGTCGCGGTGGTGGCGGGGCGCGGATCGACGTCGCCGGCGAACGACCAGTTCGCAACCCCGGCCGAGGGCTGGGGCGCCAACGTCGCTGTGCGGCAGGTCGATGTCGATTGGGGCGGTGGGCTGCTGGAGTGGGAGCTGGGGGCCGACGCGCGATTCAACGCGGGCGAGACGCGGGAGCTGTTCCGTTACATGACCGTGGCTGGGGCGGGCGCCTTTACGCGCGATCGTGTGGCGGGCGGCGAGACCGCGGTGATCGGGGCCTACGGCGAGGCGTCGTGGACGGGCGGGCCGTGGTTGGTGGCGGGAGGATTGCGCATCGACGGCTGGGAGAACGCCAACGGGCGACGGATCGAGCGCGATCTGGCGACAGGGCTGCCGACGCTGGACGAGAGCGATCTGGAACGGTCGGGCGAGGTGGTGTCGGCTCGGCTGGCCGTGCGGCGCGATCTGGGCGGCGGATGGGCAAGCCGTGCGGCGGCCTATTCCGGGTTCAGGCCGGCGACATTAAACGAACTGCATCGGCCGTTCCGGGTCGGGAACGACCTGACCGAGGCCAATGCGGCTTTGGTTCCGGAGACCTTGCAGGGGGTCGAGGCGGGGCTGGCGTGGGATCGTGAGGCGACGTCGCTGGGAGCGACCGTGTTCTGGAATCGGATCGAGGACGCCATCGTCAATGTGACCATCGGCGTCGGGCCGGGAACCTTCCCGAGGGCGGGATTCGTGCCGGCGGGCGGGGTTCTGAGACAACGCCAGAACGCGGGAACCATCGAGGCGACGGGTGTGGAGCTGACGGCGAAGCATCGGGTCGGGGATCGGCTGTCGTTCGACGCGGCGGTGTCCTGGACGGATGCGCAGGTCGATGGCGGGACGGCGGCGGCGCAGCTGACGGGGCTGCGGCCAGCCCAGGCGCCGGAGTGGAGCATATCGGCGGGGGCGGACTGGCGGGTTCTGGATCGGCTGACCCTGGTCGGGCGGGTGCGCTACGAAAGCGCGCGGTTCGAGGACGACCTGAACAGCCGGGTGCTGGATTCCGCGACGACGCTGGATGCGCGGGCCGAGTATGAGGTGCGAACGGGCGTCGTCGCCTGGGTGGCGGCGGACAATCTGTTCGATGCCGGGGTCGAGGTGTCGGAAACCGGCGACGGGGTGGCGGGCTATGGGCCGCCGCGCATCGTGCGGGCGGGACTGTCGTTGAGCTGGTAG
- a CDS encoding Mur ligase family protein, with amino-acid sequence MANNVSYFFCGIGGSGMLPLAMIVQARGAAIEGSDRALDQGRTPEKFDWLRAHGVTLHPQDGSGVRGDQIVVATGAVEDTVPDIGAAKRVGAEIVTRPQLLSQIFNAAPTSVGVAGTSGKSTITGMIAWILSQAGREPTVMNGAVMRNFADADHPFASALVGGADLFVAEVDESDGSIARYDPTVAVVSNISLDHKSMEELRDLFGGFTGRARTAVLNLDNVETAALAQTMVDDGRAGAVLTFALGNDAADYAAHDLKPLPAGMTFDLTERSSGTRIAMTLNVPGAHNVANALAALGAVRALGVPLEEAARSLESFGGIKRRMEVVGTANGITVIDDFAHNPDKISATLKTLHAFDGRLLVMFQPHGFGPLKLMQREFIETFAGLLKSDDVLVMPEPVYYGGTTDRSVGSDDIAAGVRAEGRNAEALHDRAACGDRIVDLAKPGDRIVVMGARDDTLSAFAAEVLGRL; translated from the coding sequence ATGGCCAACAACGTCTCCTATTTCTTCTGCGGCATCGGCGGGTCGGGCATGCTGCCCCTGGCCATGATCGTGCAGGCGCGCGGCGCCGCGATCGAGGGCTCGGACCGGGCGCTGGACCAAGGCCGGACGCCGGAGAAGTTTGACTGGCTGCGGGCGCACGGGGTGACGCTGCATCCGCAGGACGGGTCAGGCGTGCGCGGCGACCAGATCGTGGTGGCGACCGGCGCGGTCGAGGACACGGTGCCGGACATCGGGGCGGCGAAACGGGTCGGGGCGGAGATCGTCACGCGGCCCCAGCTGTTGAGCCAGATCTTCAACGCGGCGCCGACCTCGGTGGGGGTGGCGGGGACCAGCGGCAAGTCGACCATCACCGGGATGATCGCCTGGATCCTGTCGCAGGCCGGGCGCGAGCCGACCGTGATGAACGGGGCGGTGATGCGAAACTTCGCCGATGCGGACCATCCGTTCGCCAGCGCTCTGGTCGGCGGCGCCGACCTGTTCGTGGCCGAGGTGGATGAGTCGGACGGCTCCATCGCCCGGTACGATCCGACGGTGGCGGTGGTGTCGAACATCTCGCTGGACCACAAGTCGATGGAGGAGTTGCGCGACCTGTTTGGCGGCTTCACCGGCCGGGCGCGGACGGCGGTGCTGAACCTCGACAACGTGGAGACGGCGGCCTTGGCCCAGACGATGGTGGATGACGGACGGGCCGGGGCGGTGCTGACCTTCGCGCTCGGCAATGATGCGGCGGACTACGCCGCCCACGACCTGAAGCCCCTCCCCGCCGGCATGACCTTCGACCTGACGGAGCGGTCGAGTGGGACGCGGATCGCGATGACGCTGAACGTCCCAGGGGCGCACAATGTCGCCAATGCGCTGGCGGCGCTGGGGGCGGTGCGGGCGCTGGGCGTGCCGCTGGAGGAGGCGGCGCGGTCGCTGGAGAGCTTCGGCGGGATCAAGCGGCGGATGGAGGTGGTGGGGACGGCGAACGGAATCACCGTCATCGACGACTTCGCCCATAACCCGGACAAGATCTCGGCGACGCTGAAGACCCTGCACGCCTTCGACGGGCGACTGCTCGTGATGTTCCAGCCGCACGGGTTCGGGCCGCTGAAGCTGATGCAGCGCGAGTTCATCGAGACCTTCGCCGGGCTGCTGAAATCCGACGACGTGCTGGTGATGCCGGAGCCGGTCTACTACGGCGGCACCACGGATCGCAGCGTGGGGTCGGACGACATTGCGGCGGGCGTCCGGGCCGAGGGGCGAAACGCCGAGGCCCTGCACGACCGGGCGGCGTGTGGGGACCGGATCGTGGACCTGGCGAAACCGGGCGACCGGATCGTGGTGATGGGGGCGCGAGACGACACGCTGTCCGCCTTCGCGGCGGAGGTGCTGGGGCGGCTATGA
- a CDS encoding LD-carboxypeptidase, whose protein sequence is MTDLAKLTNGFKIGAVCVSSRFNPARAEAVESWMAEHYPDGPVRVVFHPSSFSKSGHFAGDDQTRADAFVEYANDPHIHAVWFARGGYGSCRVAESIIPRLTDVARRKRYLGYSDAGSLMAALYKAGFPHVAHGPMASDSVRRDETAEGALSWLVTGETPWFEPSLQTDPRPAVAFNLTVLDQLLGTPLEPDLTGHVLMLEDVSEAAYRIDRMMFHLTSQASIRRVAGIRAGRFTDVTPNEPDFGQTGEQIVQYWCERSGIPYLGTADIAHDSQNKVVPFGPR, encoded by the coding sequence GTGACCGATCTCGCCAAGCTCACCAACGGCTTCAAGATCGGCGCCGTCTGCGTCAGCTCCCGCTTCAATCCCGCCCGCGCCGAGGCGGTCGAGAGCTGGATGGCCGAACACTATCCGGATGGGCCGGTCCGCGTCGTCTTTCACCCTTCCAGCTTTTCGAAGTCCGGCCACTTCGCCGGCGACGACCAAACCCGCGCCGACGCCTTCGTCGAATACGCCAACGACCCGCACATTCACGCCGTCTGGTTCGCGCGCGGCGGCTACGGCTCCTGCCGCGTGGCCGAGAGCATCATTCCGCGCCTGACCGATGTCGCGCGTCGCAAGCGCTACCTCGGCTATTCCGACGCCGGCAGCCTGATGGCCGCCCTCTACAAGGCCGGCTTCCCCCATGTCGCGCACGGGCCCATGGCCTCCGATTCCGTCCGCCGCGACGAGACGGCGGAAGGCGCTCTTTCCTGGCTGGTGACCGGCGAGACCCCCTGGTTCGAGCCCTCCCTCCAGACCGACCCGCGCCCTGCCGTGGCCTTCAACCTGACCGTCCTCGACCAGCTTCTCGGCACCCCGCTGGAGCCCGACCTGACCGGCCACGTCCTGATGCTGGAGGACGTGTCGGAGGCCGCCTATCGCATCGACCGGATGATGTTCCACCTGACCAGCCAGGCCTCGATCCGCCGCGTCGCCGGCATCCGCGCGGGTCGCTTCACCGACGTCACCCCGAACGAGCCCGACTTCGGCCAGACCGGCGAACAGATCGTCCAGTACTGGTGCGAGCGGTCGGGCATCCCCTACCTCGGGACCGCCGACATCGCCCACGACAGCCAGAACAAGGTCGTGCCGTTCGGGCCGCGATGA